The segment CGCGGGAACTGCGTTGCGGTTCCCTTGTGCAGAATGACTGCACGGCAGTCACCGCGCCTTGTTCCCACGCAAAAGCGACTCGAGCGCGGACGTGCGATTAAATCAGCGTCTCCCTAGGCCATCTGCTTTTCCTTGATTTCCGCCAGCTGCTTGCAGTCGATGCACATCGTGGCGGTCGGGCGTGCCTCGAGGCGGCGGATGCCGATCTCGACGCCGCAGGTCTCGCAGTAGCCGTAGTCCCCGGTGTCAATCTTGCGCAGCGCCTCGTCGATCTTCTTCGACAGCTTGCGCTCGCGATCGCGGGCACGCAGTTCCAGGCCGAACTCTTCTTCCTGGGTGGCGCGGTCGGCCGGGTCCGCGAAATTCGCGGCGTCCTGGCGCATGTGGCCCACGGTACGATCGACCTCTTCGGCCAGCTCCTGGCGCCATGCCCGCAGCAGGCTGCGGAAATGATCGAGCTGTTCCGGATTCATGTACTCTTCGCCGGACTTCGGCTCGTAGGGCGCGATACCTCCGGCAACCATGTGCTTGGTGGAGGGTTGGTCCTGTTTCTTG is part of the Thioalkalivibrio sp. K90mix genome and harbors:
- the dksA gene encoding RNA polymerase-binding protein DksA, which translates into the protein MAADKKQDQPSTKHMVAGGIAPYEPKSGEEYMNPEQLDHFRSLLRAWRQELAEEVDRTVGHMRQDAANFADPADRATQEEEFGLELRARDRERKLSKKIDEALRKIDTGDYGYCETCGVEIGIRRLEARPTATMCIDCKQLAEIKEKQMA